One window of Ciconia boyciana chromosome 10, ASM3463844v1, whole genome shotgun sequence genomic DNA carries:
- the UPP2 gene encoding uridine phosphorylase 2, whose amino-acid sequence MTETTGYAGSGLVHIKNPHLDSMEEDVLYHLDLGTKTHNLPAMFGDIKFVCVGGSPNRMRAFAQFMHKELGLTGNAEDLADICAGTDRYAMYRAGPVLSISHGMGIPSISIMLHELIKLLHHAKCQDITIIRIGTSGGLGIEAGSVVITDTAVDSSFKPRFEQVVLDDVVVRSTELDKDLVEELLACSKEIPDFPTLIGHTMCTYDFYEGQGRLDGALCSFSSEKKLEYLKRAYDAGVRNIEMESTAFAALCGLCGLKAAVVCVALLDRLEGDQIRAPREVLWEYQQRPQRLIAAFIRKRLGPHPLAGNTLFSSN is encoded by the exons ATGACTGAAACAACAGGTTACGCCGG CAGTGGGCTTGTCCACATTAAAAACCCACACTTGGACTCGATGGAGGAGGACGTTCTGTATCACCTGGACTTGGGAACAAAGACGCACAACCTGCCGGCAATGTTTGGGGACATAAAG TTTGTCTGTGTTGGCGGCAGCCCAAACAGGATGAGGGCATTTGCCCAATTcatgcacaaggagctgggactGACGGGCAATGCGGAGGACCTGGCAGACATCTGCGCGGGGACAGACCGGTACGCCATGTACCGGGCTGGGCCGGTGCTCTCCATCAGT CATGGGATGGGCATCCCTTCAATTTCCATCATGCTTCATGAACTAATCAAACTGCTGCACCATGCAAAATGCCAAGACATTACTATTATACGCATCGGTACTTCTGGAGGCTTAG GGATCGAGGCCGGGTCTGTTGTGATCACGGACACAGCGGTGGACTCCTCCTTCAAGCCACGGTTTGAGCAGGTGGTGCTGGATGATGTGGTGGTGCGGAGCACTGAGCTGGACAAGGACCTCGTGGAGGAACTACTCGCCTGCAGCAAGGAGATTCCTGACTTTCCCACGCTCATCGGCCATACCATGTGCACCTATGACTTCTACGAAG GTCAGGGGAGATTAGACGGAGCATTGTGctctttttccagtgaaaaaaagtTAGAGTACTTAAAAAGAGCTTATGATGCTGGCGTGAGGAACATTGAAATGGAGTCCACGGCATTCGCTGCCCTGTGCGGGCTGTGTGGCCTGAAAG CCGCTGTCGTCTGCGTGGCGCTCCTGGACCGCCTGGAGGGGGACCAGATCCGGGCGCCCCGCGAGGTGCTGTGGGAGTACCAGCAGCGGCCCCAGCGCCTGATCGCAGCCTTCATCCGAAAGCGCCTGGGGCCGCACCCTCTGGCGGGAAACACGCTTTTCTCCAGCAACTGA